From the Theobroma cacao cultivar B97-61/B2 chromosome 2, Criollo_cocoa_genome_V2, whole genome shotgun sequence genome, one window contains:
- the LOC18607899 gene encoding pentatricopeptide repeat-containing protein At5g39710 yields MPLLNLQIHRSLSSSSSPADALLAGKALTFLKRHPYHLNSLTSNFTPEAAFCLLLKSQNDQTLILKFLKWARPHPFFTPQCKCLTLHILTKFKLYKSAQSLAEDLAVNTSDDEKGSFVFQCLKETYHSCASSSSVFDLVVKSYARLKLIVKALNIVNLAKFNGFMPGVLSYNAILDAVIRCKKPVRFSEEVFAEMIRHGVTPNVFTYNILIRGFCTAGNLYMGLRFFSEMERKGCLPNVVTYNTLIDAHCKLKKIDGAFKLLRAMGLKGLEPNLISYNVIINGLCREGRMKETSEVLREMSWKGFSPDEITYNTLVNGYCKDGNFHQALVLHAEMVRNGLTPNVITYTSLINSMCKAGNMNRAMEFFDQMHVRGLRPNERTYTTLIDGFSQQGHLNEAYRLLDEMGRNGFSPSLVTYNTLINGHCMVGSVEESLKLIQDMVGKGLAPDLVSYSTIVSGFCKSQDLERAFRMKQEMVEKGFLPDAITYSSLIQGLCQQSRLTEACDLFQEMLNAGVTPDEFTYTTLINSYCKEGDIEKAFLLHDEMVQKGLLPDVVTYSVLINGLNKQTRTREAKKLLLKLFYDESVPSDVMYNTLIENCRNIEFKSVLALMKGFCMNGLMKEAERVFESMLQRNYKPDEAVYNVIIHGHCRGGNIQKAYDLYKEMVNLGFVPHTLTVIALVKALFMDGKTDKISQVIANTIRSCKLIDAELAKVLVEINHKEGNMDAAFNVLTEMAKDGLLPNSG; encoded by the coding sequence ATGCCCTTATTAAACCTCCAAATTCACCGTTCACTCTCTTCCTCCTCCTCGCCCGCCGATGCCCTCCTCGCGGGCAAAGCCCTAACTTTCCTCAAGCGCCACCCTTACCACTTAAATTCCCTCACTTCCAATTTCACTCCTGAAGCAGCTTTCTGTTTACTTCTCAAGTCCCAAAACGATCAAACCCTAATCCTGAAATTCTTAAAATGGGCTCGACCCCACCCGTTCTTCACCCCTCAGTGCAAATGCCTCACTCTCCACATCCTCACCAAATTCAAGCTCTACAAATCAGCACAATCCCTAGCAGAGGACCTCGCCGTTAATACGTCCGATGATGAAAAGGGTAGTTTCGTCTTTCAATGCCTCAAGGAAACCTACCATTCGTGTGCTTCAAGCTCCTCTGTTTTTGACTTGGTGGTAAAATCTTATGCCCGTTTGAAATTGATTGTTAAGGCTCTTAATATTGTTAATTTAGCTAAATTTAATGGTTTTATGCCTGGGGTTTTATCTTATAATGCTATTTTAGACGCGGTGATTAGGTGTAAAAAGCCGGTTAGATTTTCTGAGGAGGTTTTTGCCGAGATGATTAGACATGGGGTAACACCAAATGTTTTTACTTATAACATTTTGATTAGGGGTTTTTGCACGGCGGGGAATTTATATATGGGTTTAAGGTTTTTCAGTGAAATGGAGAGAAAGGGTTGTTTGCCGAATGTGGTTACTTATAATACCTTAATTGATGCACATTGTAAGTTGAAGAAGATTGATGGTGCATTTAAGTTGTTGAGGGCAATGGGATTGAAGGGTTTGGAGCCAAATTTGATTTCTTATAATGTGATCATCAATGGGTTGTGTAGAGAAGGTAGGATGAAGGAAACAAGTGAGGTACTTCGGGAGATGAGTTGGAAAGGTTTCTCTCCGGATGAGATTACTTATAATACACTTGTAAATGGGTATTGTAAAGATGGCAACTTTCATCAAGCACTGGTTTTGCATGCAGAGATGGTGAGGAATGGCTTGACTCCAAATGTCATTACTTATACTTCATTGATTAATAGTATGTGCAAGGCTGGGAATATGAACAGAGCAATGGAGTTTTTTGATCAGATGCATGTTAGAGGACTTCGTCCAAATGAGAGAACTTATACTACTTTGATTGATGGGTTCTCCCAGCAAGGACATTTAAATGAAGCTTATCGGTTACTAGATGAAATGGGTAGGAACGGATTTTCACCTTCGCTAGTTACTTATAATACTCTTATTAATGGACACTGTATGGTTGGAAGCGTAGAAGAGTCTTTAAAATTGATACAGGATATGGTGGGAAAAGGGTTGGCGCCAGATTTAGTAAGTTATAGTACAATTGTTTCTGGATTTTGTAAAAGCCAGGATTTGGAGAGGGCATTCCGAATGAAGCAGGAGATGGTTGAGAAAGGATTTTTACCAGATGCAATTACATATTCATCATTGATTCAAGGTCTGTGTCAGCAGAGTAGACTTACTGAAGCTTGTGATCTTTTCCAGGAGATGCTGAATGCTGGTGTCACTCCTGATGAATTTACATATACTACCTTAATTAATTCTTATTGCAAAGAAGGGGATATAGAGAAGGCTTTTCTTTTGCATGATGAAATGGTTCAGAAGGGCTTACTTCCTGATGTTGTTACCTATAGTGTGCTCATCAATGGTCTCAATAAACAAACTAGGACAAGGGAAGCAAAAAAGCTTTTGCTCAAGTTGTTTTATGATGAGTCTGTCCCAAGTGATGTCATGTATAATACGCTGATAGAGAACTGTAGGaatattgaatttaaaagTGTTTTAGCTCTTATGAAGGGATTCTGTATGAATGGTTTGATGAAAGAGGCTGAACGAGTTTTTGAGTCGATGCTTCAGAGAAACTATAAACCTGATGAAGCCGTATATAATGTTATTATACATGGTCATTGTAGAGGTGGAAATATTCAGAAGGCATATGATCTGTATAAAGAAATGGTGAATTTAGGTTTTGTTCCTCATACTCTGACTGTTATTGCTCTGGTTAAAGCGCTATTCATGGATGGTAAGACTGACAAGATAAGTCAAGTCATAGCAAACACAATTAGAAGCTGTAAGCTTATTGATGCTGAGCTTGCTAAAGTACTTGTTGAGATAAACCATAAAGAAGGGAACATGGATGCAGCTTTCAATGTCCTTACTGAAATGGCCAAGGATGGCCTTCTTCCAAACAGTGGCTGA
- the LOC18607900 gene encoding putative nuclease HARBI1 — MDETFLLMLSNLLHLHNSLDPTTSLLSPASSSPPPTSSPSPSSPSSLLSSSSPAPLLFFTLASLLSFLATSSSKKGSKNSSPSSENREPNSSPSPSPSPSSSSYFSISAFRALSTDHIWTMDAQFRDALWRSLYGLSYPVFTTVVEKLKPFITASNLSLPSDYAVAMVLSRLSHGYSAKTIASRSSLDPYLVSKITNMVTRLLATKLYPEFIKIPVSRRRLIETTQGFEELTSLPNICGAIDGSPMKVRGLKLDRNLMNCYKSKYGYDSVLLQVVADHRKIFWDVCVKAPGGADDATHFRDSLLYNRLTSGDIVWDKMINVRGHHVRPYIVGDWCYPLLSFLMTPFSPDGAGTPAQNLFDGMLMKGRSVVVDAIGLLKTRWRILQDLNVGLNHAPQTIVACCVLHNLCQIAREPEPEIRKDPDENGALARVLESEKQFYYFGESLRQALADDLHQRLSSR; from the coding sequence ATGGATGAAACTTTCTTGCTAATGTTATCAAATCTCCTTCACCTCCACAACTCTCTTGACCCCACCACTTCCCTCCTTTCCCCTGCCTCCTCTTCGCCTCCTCCCACTTCCTCCCCTTCCCCTTCCTCTCCTTCCTCTCTGCTTTCCTCCTCTTCCCCTGCCCCTCTTCTCTTCTTCACCCTTGCCTCCCTCCTTTCCTTCCTCGCCACTTCTTCTTCCAAGAAAGGATCCAAGAATTCTTCACCTTCGTCAGAGAACAGAGAACCCAATTCCtctccttctccttctccttctccttcGTCTTCCTCCTACTTCTCCATCTCAGCTTTTCGTGCTCTCTCTACCGACCACATCTGGACCATGGACGCCCAATTCCGTGACGCCCTATGGCGGTCCTTGTACGGACTCTCCTACCCCGTTTTTACCACCGTGGTTGAGAAGCTCAAACCTTTTATAACCGCCTCAAATCTTTCCCTTCCCTCTGATTACGCCGTAGCCATGGTTCTTTCCCGTCTCTCCCATGGCTACTCTGCTAAAACCATCGCTTCACGCTCTTCTCTGGACCCTTACCTCGTTTCAAAAATCACGAACATGGTGACTCGTCTCTTGGCCACTAAGCTCTACCCGGAGTTCATTAAGATCCCAGTTTCTCGCAGAAGGTTGATCGAAACTACTCAGGGTTTCGAGGAACTTACTTCACTGCCCAACATTTGTGGAGCTATTGATGGAAGCCCGATGAAGGTCCGTGGCTTGAAACTTGACAGGAATTTGATGAATTGTTATAAATCCAAATACGGGTATGATTCAGTTTTGCTTCAGGTTGTTGCTGACCATAGAAAAATTTTCTGGGATGTTTGTGTTAAAGCTCCTGGTGGGGCAGATGATGCTACGCATTTTAGGGATAGTTTGTTGTATAATAGGCTTACTTCAGGGGATATTGTCTGGGATAAGATGATCAATGTTAGGGGTCATCATGTTAGGCCTTATATTGTTGGAGATTGGTGTTATCCTTTATTGTCATTTTTGATGACACCCTTCTCTCCGGATGGGGCTGGGACACCGGCACAAAATTTGTTTGATGGGATGCTGATGAAAGGGAGGTCTGTGGTGGTGGACGCAATAGGGCTACTGAAAACAAGGTGGAGGATTCTTCAAGATTTGAATGTGGGACTCAATCATGCACCGCAAACGATTGTTGCTTGTTGTGTGTTGCATAATTTGTGTCAGATTGCGAGAGAGCCTGAGCCTGAGATTCGGAAGGATCCTGATGAAAATGGGGCTCTGGCAAGGGTGCTTGAGAGTGAGAAgcagttttattattttggggAAAGCTTGAGACAGGCATTGGCGGATGATTTGCACCAAAGGCTTTCCTCCCGATAA
- the LOC18607901 gene encoding zinc finger protein ZOP1 has protein sequence MTEYWVSQGNKWCDFCKIFISNNPSSIRNHELGQRHKENVAKRLTTMRKESAAKEKEQKEAVRALEQIEAKAKRSYQKDVANFEARDSNAQALDGQEDWDYDSSSGYYYNQSNGLYYDPKSGFYYSDAIGRWVTREEAYSTTQVSSNPKSKDLSLKKSFPTSGVRPVAESKSAAKSPNDAAPGPVVSASLNPMRSAKGAPSSLAVKRKRQDEKPKAISKEEDAALKAREAARKRVEKREKPLLGLYNGSR, from the exons ATGACTGAG TATTGGGTGAGTCAGGGTAATAAATGGTGTGATTTCTGCAAAATCTTCATATCGAATAACCCATCAAGTATTCGAAACCATGAGCTGGGTCAACGGCACAAAGAAAATGTTGCTAAGAGGCTTACTACTATGCGGAAAGAGAGTGCAGCCAAAGAGAAAGAACAGAAGGAAGCGGTCCGTGCACTTGAACAAATTGAAGCT AAAGCTAAGCGGAGTTATCAGAAGGATGTTGCAAATTTTGAGGCAAGAGATTCTAATGCTCAAGCATTAGATGGTCAAGAAG ACTGGGACTATGACAGTAGTTCAGGCTATTACTACAATCAAAGCAATGGTTTATACTATGATCCAAAGTCAGGCTTTTACTATTCTGATGCTATAG GGAGGTGGGTGACACGGGAAGAGGCATACTCCACGACTCAAGTTTCATCAAATCCTAAATCAAAAGATCTTAGTTTGAAAAAGTCATTTCCAACTTCAGGGGTGCGACCAGTTGCAGAAAGCAAAAGTGCTGCTAAAAGTCCAAATGACGCTGCACCTGGGCCTGTCGTTTCAGCTTCTTTAAATCCCATGAGATCTGCTAAAGGTGCTCCATCATCACTTGCTGTTAAGAGAAAAAGGCAAGATGAGAAGCCCAAGGCTATATCTAAAGAAGAGGACGCTGCACTAAAAGCAAGGGAAGCTGCAAGGAAGAGAGttgaaaagagagaaaaaccaTTGCTTGGTCTGTACAATGGATCTCGCTGA
- the LOC18607903 gene encoding uncharacterized protein LOC18607903: MEMEVVVPVPAVDFNFDSTCSSPYMTAPSSPQRFGNFFFSAPTSPTRASSFYRDDVSHATSSSSAVPFQWEEKPGTPKRKCFDGRVDREDKSNNDDDDGDGCEDFEFNFSGQLERTSLSAEELFDGGKIRPLKPPPGYEQFSSTVSSPRSPKSPRSTTFRKKDVDPFEAAIEKTRRRGLVLKEPPQQKQEQEQKNIQSQQRGRERISGSSSSSVSYNYVHKKSRSLSPFRVSDIMFEQEENSSQSEKTIASTTSNPKSYVSSILSAISFSKGNRKWKLKDFLLFRSASEGRATSKDPLRKYALLSKKEPEDVKAASFRSTESLGSVSSSRRRAPVSAHELHYTVNRAVSEEMRRKTFLPYKQGLLGCLGFNPGMHEISRGIGSLTRG, from the coding sequence ATGGAGATGGAAGTGGTGGTGCCGGTTCCCGCAGTGGACTTCAACTTCGATAGCACATGTTCATCTCCATACATGACTGCTCCTTCAAGTCCTCAACGCTTTGGCAATTTCTTCTTCAGTGCTCCAACCAGCCCCACTCGTGCCTCTTCTTTCTATCGTGACGATGTATCTCATGCCACCAGTTCTTCATCTGCGGTTCCTTTCCAATGGGAGGAAAAGCCTGGTACCcccaaaagaaaatgtttcGATGGCAGAGTCGACAGAGAAGATAAGAGcaacaatgatgatgatgatggtgatgGGTGTGAAGATTTCGAGTTCAACTTTAGTGGGCAGTTAGAGAGAACTTCTTTGTCTGCTGAGGAGCTTTTCGATGGTGGAAAGATTCGGCCTCTGAAACCCCCGCCTGGCTATGAACAGTTTTCAAGTACCGTTTCTTCTCCGAGGTCTCCAAAGTCTCCAAGATCAACAACTTTTCGGAAGAAAGATGTTGATCCATTTGAAGCAGCGATAGAGAAGACTCGTAGAAGAGGGCTAGTACTCAAAGAACCGCCACAACAGAAGCAAGAACAGGAGCAAAAGAACATACAATCACAACAACGAGGGAGAGAAAGAATTTCTGGTTCGTCTTCATCATCTGTGAGCTACAACTACGTTCACAAGAAGAGCAGATCTTTGTCTCCTTTTAGAGTGTCTGACATTATGTTCGAGCAAGAGGAAAATTCATCACAATCCGAAAAGACTATTGCTTCCACCACAAGCAATCCTAAATCTTACGTTTCTTCAATCCTGTCCgctatttcattttcaaaaggTAACAGAAAATGGAAGTTGAAAGACTTTTTGTTGTTTAGGAGTGCATCAGAAGGCAGAGCAACAAGTAAAGATCCCCTTAGGAAATATGCCCTGCTGTCTAAGAAAGAGCCAGAGGATGTCAAAGCTGCGAGCTTCCGCTCCACTGAGAGCCTTGGTTCAGTGTCCAGTTCCAGGAGGAGAGCACCGGTTTCGGCTCACGAGTTGCATTACACGGTGAACCGGGCTGTCTCAGAGGAGATGAGGAGGAAGACTTTTCTGCCTTACAAGCAGGGCCTCCTTGGATGCTTGGGGTTCAACCCTGGAATGCATGAGATTTCCAGGGGTATTGGGTCTTTGACACGTGGATGA